The following proteins are encoded in a genomic region of Fusarium keratoplasticum isolate Fu6.1 chromosome 9, whole genome shotgun sequence:
- a CDS encoding Aminodeoxychorismate synthase → MATGDSEAASAKAPKRILFIDAYDSFTNNIVSLLRTILGAQVFVVRIDLSIVEKTGDHEEATPTRWTEAEFVDNLAQFDAVVCGPGPGSPLNPDDVGAFNLLWKLPEELQVPVLGICLGFQSLVAAHGGAVRRLKRGLHGMVREIEHRDDPSGDIFQGVPSFKATLYHSLCADIGQDDAEWQHEDRWKPSTSAPQLVPLAWTMETREDGRKERILEAVRHVTKPIWGLQYHPESVCTENAAKGVLVNWFHAALQWNKVHGRRTQGPLLEIQTLSPPNHLESVAAHRVRSREGWWSRSETTSLRDYGRDCEYTHRVLPLPQGVGVPEIVEMLGLARGESVILDSSSSKNGDALAVSSIVALEVETALRLEHSVSDNHVTVRLPGTAGGEDQIERVDLEDGTVNVWEVISDFWEARSHPPNSDRSSSAFKGGFMGFITYEMGLYGLEKKLVSGDRGHKRPDICLAWVTKSIVLDHRAGVAYIQHLKTRGSDDTWLEATTSKIKTSGVWEDSASNSRNGINGYTNGNSVQMRNDRLKITTPQRDRYEEQVRVCQDFIAAGDSYELCLTSQTTMARPRVRHMNGGGYEEGSPWKIYQTLRKRQPAPFGSFIRLGGATMLSCSPERFLRHDSNGLCSMRPMKGTVRKSEAVSTLAQAEKILHVPKEVAENLMIVDLVRHDLHGVCGVGNVTVPDLMKVEEYATVFQMITVVNGQLPRQGHKTDGARRSSLTSHCPYTGLDALAAALPPGSMTGAPKKRSCEILQVIEGHQERSLYSGVVGYMDITGAGDWSVTIRTMFRWDDEEAPPEEGETEPREVWRIGAGGAVTILSTPEGERDEMFTKLAGPLGVFRDAA, encoded by the coding sequence ATGGCCACGGGTGACTCCGAGGCCGCTTCGGCCAAGGCCCCGAAGCGAatcctcttcatcgacgCCTACGACTCCTTCACCAACAACATCGTCTCCCTGCTGAGGACCATCCTCGGCGCCCAAGTCTTTGTCGTGAGGATTGATCTATCGATTGTTGAAAAGACGGGGGACCATGAGGAGGCGACGCCTACCAGGTGGACAGAGGCTGAGTTTGTCGATAACCTCGCTCAGTTTGACGCTGTTGTTTGTGGGCCTGGTCCGGGTTCGCCGCTTAACCCGGATGACGTCGGGGCTTTTAACTTGCTATGGAAATTGCCTGAGGAGTTGCAGGTGCCGGTGCTGGGCATCTGTCTTGGATTTCAGAGTCTTGTTGCGGCACACGGCGGTGCCGTTCGTCGGTTGAAGAGGGGTCTGCATGGCATGGTGAGGGAGATTGAGCATCGCGATGACCCCTCGGGAGATATCTTCCAGGGTGTTCCGTCCTTCAAGGCGACGCTGTATCACAGCCTGTGTGCAGACATTGGACAGGATGATGCAGAGTGGCAGCACGAGGACCGATGGAAGCCTTCGACGTCGGCGCCGCAGCTGGTTCCCCTGGCGTGGACGATGGAGACTCGCGAGGATGGTCGAAAGGagcgcatcctcgaggccgtgAGACATGTCACCAAGCCCATCTGGGGCCTGCAGTATCACCCAGAGTCAGTTTGCACTGAGAATGCTGCAAAGGGCGTGCTTGTCAACTGGTTCCATGCGGCACTGCAGTGGAACAAGGTCCATGGACGACGGACTCAAGGGCCGCTGTTGGAAATTCAGACCTTGTCGCCACCGAACCATCTCGAGTCTGTAGCTGCGCATAGGGTGAGGTCGAGGGAGGGCTGGTGGTCAAGGTCTGAAACGACTTCGCTGAGGGATTATGGGAGAGACTGCGAGTATACACACCGTGTGTTGCCTCTGCCACAGGGTGTTGGTGTTCCCGAGATCGTCGAGATGCTTGGTCTAGCAAGGGGTGAGTCTGTTATCCTCGACTCATCAAGCTCCAAGAACGGAGATGCTCTCGCCGTGAGCAGCATCGTGGCCCTCGAAGTGGAAACAGCTCTACGACTCGAGCACAGCGTATCCGACAACCACGTCACGGTTCGACTCCCCGGAACAGCTGGAGGCGAGGACCAAATCGAGAGAGTCGACCTTGAGGACGGCACAGTCAATGTGTGGGAGGTCATCTCGGACTTTTGGGAGGCGAGGAGCCACCCTCCCAACTCTGACAGGTCTAGCTCGGCGTTTAAGGGTGGGTTTATGGGTTTCATCACTTATGAGATGGGATTGTATgggctggagaagaagttggtgTCGGGAGATAGGGGTCACAAGAGACCGGATATCTGCTTGGCGTGGGTAACGAAGAGCATTGTCTTGGATCATCGAGCTGGTGTTGCTTATATCCAGCACTTGAAGACGCGAGGTTCGGACGATACATGGCTTGAAGCTACGACAAGCAAGATCAAGACTTCAGGGGTTTGGGAGGACTCGGCATCGAATTCTCGCAACGGCATCAACGGATACACCAATGGCAACTCTGTCCAGATGAGAAACGACAGGCTCAAGATCACCACACCACAGCGCGACAGATACGAAGAACAGGTCCGGGTTTGTCAAGACTTTATCGCAGCGGGTGACTCTTATGAGCTTTGTCTCACTTCGCAGACGACCATGGCGAGACCGAGAGTGCGACATATGAATGGAGGAGGATACGAAGAGGGAAGCCCCTGGAAAATCTACCAGACGCTACGGAAACGACAACCAGCACCTTTCGGCTCTTTCATCCGCCTCGGCGGCGCAACCATGTTGAGCTGCTCCCCTGAACGCTTCCTCCGGCACGACAGCAATGGGTTGTGCTCAATGCGACCCATGAAGGGCACCGTCCGCAAGTCAGAGGCTGTCTCGACGCTGGCGCAGGCCGAGAAGATCCTCCACGTGCCTAAGGAGGTGGCCGAGAACCTCATGATTGTCGATCTCGTCCGACACGATCTACACGGTGTCTGCGGTGTTGGCAACGTCACTGTTCCGGATTTGATGAAGGTGGAGGAGTATGCGACTGTATTCCAGATGATAACGGTTGTCAACGGCCAacttcctcgtcaaggccacAAGACAGACGGTGCTCGACGCAGCAGCTTGACTTCTCACTGCCCGTATACGGGTCTTGATGCGTTGGCTGCGGCTCTTCCGCCTGGAAGCATGACGGGAGCGCCCAAGAAGCGCAGCTGCGAGATTCTGCAAGTCATTGAAGGTCACCAGGAGCGAAGCTTATACTCGGGTGTTGTTGGATACATGGACATCACAGGCGCTGGAGACTGGAGCGTGACGATCCGTACCATGTTTCGCtgggatgatgaagaagctccCCCTGAGGAGGGTGAGACGGAACCAAGAGAGGTTTGGCGGATTGGAGCCGGCGGTGCAGTGACGATCCTAAGCACGCCTGAGGGAGAGAGGGACGAGATGTTTACCAAGCTCGCTGGTCCTCTCGGTGTGTTCCGAGACGCGGCCTAG
- a CDS encoding Protein MAK16, giving the protein MASDEIIWQIINQQFCSFKLKTEKKQNFCRNEHNVTGLCNRQSCPLANSRYATVRQHPTKQTLYLYMKTIERAHLPSKMWERIKLSNNYNKALEQIDQRLIYWPKFLIHKCKQRLTRLTQVQIRMRRIAAEEERLGEKLVPKLAPKVKHREQARERKAEAAAKLERTIERELVERLRQGAYGDQPLNVSEDIWKKVLNAMERDGEGQRDKDLDKGLTENGEEVEWSSEEEEEDNLENQVEYVSDLDESEEELADLEDWLGSDDDDEEDDDDDDDDSEESETEKAGNKRKRGRAIKMKNKRPKQEEKEKLTLTNELAW; this is encoded by the exons ATGGCCTCCGACGAGATTATCTGGCAGATCATCAACCAGCAGTTCTGCTCCTTCAAGCTAAA AACcgaaaagaagcaaaacTTCTGCCGCAACGAGCACAACGTCACTGGCCTCTGCAATCGCCAGTCATGCCCGCTCGCAAACTCGCGCTACGCCACGGTGCGCCAGCACCCGACCAAGCAGACCCTGTACCTCTACATGAAGACGATTGAGCGTGCGCACCTGCCGTCCAAGATGTGGGAGCGCATCAAGCTGTCCAACAACTACAACAAGGCCCTCGAGCAGATCGACCAGCGCCTCATCTACTGGCCCAAGTTTCTCATTCACAAGTGCAAGCAGCGTCTCACCCGCTTGACACAGGTGCAGATCCGCATGCGACGcatcgccgccgaggaggagcgcctGGGTGAGAAGCTCGTGCCCAAGCTGGcacccaaggtcaagcaccGTGAACAAGCCCGAGAGcgcaaggccgaggcggctGCCAAGCTGGAACGCACCATTGAGCGCGAGCTGGTTGAGCGTCTGCGACAGGGTGCTTACGGTGATCAGCCTCTCAACGTCAGCGAGGACATTTGGAAGAAGgttctcaacgccatggaGCGTGATGGTGAGGGTCAGCGTGATAAGGACTTGGACAAGGGTCTCACCGAGAatggtgaggaggttgagtGGAGcagcgaagaggaggaggaggacaacCTCGAGAACCAGGTCGAGTACGTGTCGGATCTCGATGAGAGTGAAGAGGagctcgccgacctcgaggacTGGCTcggcagcgacgacgatgacgaggaggatgatgatgatgatgacgacgacagcgaAGAGTCCGAGACAGAAAAGGCCGGCAACAAGCGAAAGCGCGGACGGgccatcaagatgaagaacaaGCGGCCCaagcaggaggagaaggagaagctcacCCTTACCAACGAGCTGGCGTGGTGA
- a CDS encoding Mso1-Sec1-bdg domain-containing protein produces MASWYSNLVQKTSSQISSIRQNLLSGDADGDTEDDTHVCRVLRGYYAEKGRPLPAWLPPDPKAPQQQAPQPMLVNNPGAGARYGGLGPAPQPAGGLSSLWDNGPAQQQQQAPQSLRAGGGRTPAALQPGGGDIQRRPLPGQRGASYQTGGRPEVASVPPAGAGGGGSAQERLKQRFWGGSRTTSPSSQTGNQGPFQPPAGGGGGGGGNYEDRFAPGGMYDQGGSGGGGGGGAAYTGANAPWSDGGNDFGGGRSGGLRRGGLPSGPRGYR; encoded by the coding sequence ATGGCCTCCTGGTACTCCAACCTCGTCCAAAAGACGTCGTCCCAGATCTCGTCCATCCGCCAGAACCTCCTCTCAGGCGACGCAGACGGCGACACCGAAGACGACACCCATGTCTGCCGCGTCCTCCGCGGCTACTACGCCGAAAAAGGTCGTCCCCTCCCCGCCTGGCTTCCCCCGGATCCCAAGGCTCCCCAGCAGCAGGCGCCGCAGCCCATGCTCGTCAACAACCCGGGCGCAGGCGCGAGGTACGGAGGCCTGGGACCCGCGCCGCAGCCCGCCGGCGGGTTGAGCAGTCTGTGGGATAACGGCCCCgcgcagcaacagcagcaggcgCCGCAGAGTCTGAGGGCTGGAGGGGGAAGAACACCTGCTGCGCTTCAACCTGGAGGTGGGGATATACAGCGCAGGCCGCTGCCGGGTCAGAGGGGTGCTAGCTACCAGACCGGAGGGAGACCAGAGGTTGCGAGCGTGCCGCCTGCGGGTGCTGGTGGGGGTGGATCTGCGCAGGAGAGGTTGAAGCAGAGGTTTTGGGGAgggtcgaggacgacgagtcCTTCTTCGCAGACTGGGAATCAGGGACCGTTCCAGCCTcctgctggaggaggaggaggtggaggtggaaaCTATGAGGATCGATTTGCGCCGGGTGGAATGTATGATCAAGGGGGAagtggtggaggtggaggtggaggagcaGCGTACACAGGAGCGAATGCGCCGTGGTCGGATGGTGGAAATGACTTTGGAGGTGGAAGGTCTGGAgggttgaggagaggaggattACCAAGTGGACCGAGGGGGTACAGATGA
- a CDS encoding Elongator complex protein 5: MAPTSNTHARSHSLLLLQKLLNLRDGASPLTLVIDNLEQPARPILNEFVSRANIAKTQVIFLSLTTLKKPQNADIFIKAAGRDLQSVRKELVTHYPAFNPLVDKGKPTQRAVVIIDSLNALAAAAPQSLASFLSSIITPAVSIVATYHDDVPIVLPRSFSEYEPHPFTVLCHLATAILRLSSLYQEIERQKARNRSIQEPEWGLNEDREGVLVGLGERGKDQNEESNGVVVHMELRRRSGRTVSEKFIIVSKEAASPVLGKVCLLTDHPMFTTATDSGETGEGEEEPESTFNLGLTEKQRKDREGIVLPYFDAQTDIGAGEGGRILYEMGREDDFDDEEDEI; the protein is encoded by the exons ATGGCACCGACCTCAAACACCCACGCCCGATCACACAGCTTGCTGCTGTTGcagaagctgctcaacctCCGCGATGGCGCGAGTCCTCTTACTCTCGTCATTGATAACCTTGAGCAGCCTGCGCGACCCATTCTGAACGAGTTTGTATCTCGCGCCAAT ATCGCAAAGACACAAGTGATATTTTTGTCGTTGACGACGCTCAAGAAGCCCCAGAATGCAGACATCTTTATCAAAGCTGCAGGACGGGATCTTCAATCTGTTCGCAAGGAGCTGGTGACTCACTACCCTGCGTTCAACCCGTTGGTTGACAAGGGAAAGCCTACACAGA GAGCCGTCGTGATCATCGATTCTCTTAATGCACTGGCAGCCGCTGCTCCGCAGTCCCTCGCAAGCTTTTTGTCTAGCATCATCACCCCTGCGGTATCCATCGTTGCTACGTATCACGACGACGTGCCCATTGTGTTGCCTAGGTCATTCAGCGAGTACGAACCCCATCCGTTCACAGTATTGTGCCACCTAGCAACGGCCATTCTGAGGCTTTCGAGTCTTTATCAAGAGATTGAGCGGCAAAAGGCTCGGAACCGCAGTATCCAGGAACCAGAATGGGGTCTGAATGAGGATCGTGAGggcgtcctcgtcggcctgggagagaggggaaaggACCAGAACGAGGAAAGCAACGGGGTTGTGGTACACATGGAACTCCGCCGAAGAAGCGGAAGAACTGTTTCAGAAAAGTTCATCATTGTCTCCAAAGAAGCAGCGTCACCTGTACTCGGCAAGGTCTGCTTGCTGACGGACCACCCCATGTTCACGACAGCGACAGACAGCGGCGAGACGGGTGAAGGCGAAGAGGAGCCTGAGAGCACGTTTAATCTCGGATTGACAGAGAAGCAGCGCAAGGACCGTGAGGGTATCGTACTGCCCTACTTTGATGCGCAGACAGACATAGGAGCTGGAGAGGGCGGAAGGATTCTGTATGAGATGGGCAGAGAGGATGActttgatgatgaggaggatgagattTGA
- a CDS encoding ASXH domain-containing protein, translating to MEETDDATIVASAGARTPSKNEPPSSSPLSSIRELELDDTPSKSGQRDSSPTPTPKSEEAATTTSRKKNGKKRVVVRKTPRKSKWDADNILTDPKSPLASADLRSILSNPMAWDVLDQEEKAEILALFPDSQHILGSGAEACPDLASLMNDDSFRYDCAAYTEHIAQGRHDPEWLAQAWAAHERRKAGDYDEYLDNKFINDWEVELPPELQTRRGLAISGHDSDATIDAAENGDDNSVDTKMEDIALDQRNGASNENGADELQVENGEAKEQKPVRVGQPKGSRMDVDGETTEDELA from the exons atggaggaaaCAGACGACGCGACGATAGTAGCCAGTGCGGGCGCACGAACTCCTTCTAAGAATGAgccgccgtcttcatctcctctATCGTCCATACGCGAGCTGGAACTCGACGATACACCAAGTAAATCTGGTCAACGCGATAGCTCGCCGACGCCAACCCCCAAATCAGAAGAAGCTGCGACAACAACCTCACGGAAAAAGAACGGAAAGAAAAGGGTCGTTGTCAGGAAAACACCCAGAAAGTCAAAATGGGACGCTGACAACATTCTGACTGACCCCAAGTCACCTCTGGCCTCGGCCGATCTCCGA AGCATTTTGTCAAATCCAATGGCCTGGGATGTACTCgaccaagaagaaaaggcaGAAATCCTGGCCCTGTTCCCCGACTCGCAGCACATTCTGGGTTCTGGCGCAGAGGCCTGCCCCGACCTTGCGTCGCTCATGAATGACGACAGCTTCCGATACGACTGCGCCGCGTACACAGAGCACATCGCGCAGGGGCGGCATGACCCCGAGTGGTTGGCGCAGGCATGGGCAGCCCATGAGCGGCGCAAGGCGGGTGATTACGACGAGTATCTCGACAACAAGTTCATCAACGACTGGGAGGTTGAGCTGCCACCGGAGCTCCAGACACGGCGGGGGCTTGCTATCTCTGGACATGATAGCGATGCTACTATAGATGCGGCAGAGAATGGAGATGACAACAGTGTGGacaccaagatggaggataTCGCGTTAGATCAACGCAACGGTGCCAGCAACGAGAATGGGGCCGACGAATTACAAGTGGAAAAtggcgaggccaaggaacAAAAGCCTGTTCGGGTTGGGCAGCCAAAGGGCTCGAGAATGGACGTTGACGGCGAAACTACAGAGGACGAGCTTGCCTGA
- a CDS encoding MFS domain-containing protein, with protein sequence MVVRLLRSVVRNDAMKSDPPEIYNWRVFALVGASCFGGMLFGWDTGAIGGVLAMEATQARYGYTPAAKVTLDQNIVSTLQAGCFLACFFTSWLTEKFGRRWCLIGTGTVTTIGVVFQAASTANGSLAVMYVGRFVAGLGVGAASTLVPLYVSECAPRAIRGGLTSFYQLFIVTGVMLSFWINYGALLHLKAPTVYALPLALQALPAVLLICGMLLAPESPRWCARKDDWERATALLVKLRGLPEDSDYVQTEIQEMSAQLEAERRLTGDASASTLWKEMVTIPGNRKRAILSIMLMVCQQMTGVNAVNYYAPQIFQALGMTGTTVSLFATGVYGIVKVVGCALFLVFCADSLGRRRSLLWTSCAQAVTMYIIGIYGRVEPPVKGQDISAFGYVAIVCIYLWAAVFQFGWGPCCWILVSEIPTARLRALNVAIGAATQWLFNFIIARTVLTMQKTMGPAGYGMFFMFGSFGVLMGLFVWFFIPETKGLSLEQMDELFGVVEMTKKLDAENPEMGRTTSIREERADIKESKQ encoded by the exons ATGGTCGTCCGCCTTCTTCGTTCCGTCGTGCGTAACGATGCCATGAAGAGTGATCCCCCGGAGATCTACAACTGGCGCGTCTTTGCCCTCGTCGGCGCGTCTTGCTTCGGTGGCATGCTCTTCG GCTGGGATACTGGTGCGATTGGAGgagtcttggccatggaGGCCACTCAGGCTCGCTATGGTTACACGCCCGCGGCCAAGGTGACGCTCGACCAGAACATCGTCTCGACTCTTCAGGCCGGATGCTTCCTCGCTTGTTTCTTCACCTCCTGGCTCACCGAGAAGTTTGGTCGACGATGGTGTCTCATCGGAACTGGCACTGTCACCACGATCGGCGTAGTCTTCCAGGCTGCTTCTACCGCTAACGGATCCTTGGCTGTCATGTATGTTGGTCGCTTTGTCGCTGGTCTGGGTGTCGGAGCCGCCTCGACTCTGGTCCCGTTGTATGTGTCTGAGTGCGCCCCGCGAGCTATTCGTGGCGGTTTGACTT CTTTCTATCAACTGTTCATCGTGACTGGTGTCATGCTTTCTTTCTG GATTAACTACGGcgctcttcttcacctcAAGGCACCCACAGTCTACGCTCTTCCCCTGGccctccaagctcttcctGCTGT TCTTTTGATCTGTGGCATGCTGCTTGCCCCTGAGAG CCCTCGTTGGTGTGCACGCAAGGATGACTGGGAACGCGCTACTGCACTTCTTGTCAAGCTCCGAGG TCTTCCCGAGGACTCCGACTATGTCCAGACCGAGATCCAGGAGATGTCTGCccagctcgaggctgagagaCGGCTTACTGGCGATGCCAGCGCTTCTACCCTCTGGAAGGAGATGGTCACCATTCCCGGAAACCGAAAGCGAGCTATCCTGTCCATCATGCTCATGGTCTGCCAGCAGATGACTGGTGTCAACGCTGTGAACTACTATGCTCCTCAGATCTTCCAGGCCCTTGGCATGACTGGCACGACGGTTTCTCTCTTCGCCACTGGTGTTTACGGTATTGTCAAGGTTGTGGGCTGCGCTCTGTTCCTCGTCTTCTGCGCCGATTCTCTTGGCCGACGTCGCAGTCTGCTGTGGACCAGCTGTGCTCAGGCCGTTACCATGTACATCATCGGCATTTACGGCCGCGTGGAGCCCCCCGTTAAGGGACAGGAT ATCTCGGCTTTCGGATATGTCGCCATCGTCTGTATCTATCTCTGGGCCGC CGTCTTCCAGTTCGGTTGGGGACCCTGCTGCTGGATTCTCGTCTCTGAGATCCCGACTGCCCGTCTTCGAGCCTTGAACGTTGCCATCGGCGCAGCAACGCAGTGGCTGTTCAACTTTATCATCGCACGAACTGTTCTTACCATGCAAAAGACCATGGGTCCGGCTGGCTAT GGAATGTTCTTCATGTTCGGAAGCTTCGGCGTCCTCATGGGTCTCTTTGTGTGGTTCTTTATCCCTGAGACCAAGGGACTCAGTCTGGAGCAAATGGACGAGCTCTTTGGCGTTGTTGAGatgaccaagaagctcgatgCCGAGAATCCCGAGATGGGCCGTACCACGAGCATCCGGGAGGAGCGAGCTGATATCAAGGAATCCAAGCAGTAA
- a CDS encoding Protein transport protein SEC22, with product MIYSTQISRLDGLMLCASVDDEQAEASLAETKQNVRQVLRKLTRNSESQASIETSAHTLHYLIDSDVVFLAICAPSYPRKLAFTYLADLAREFTTTYPAAQVHSPSLRPYAFMEFDTFIAKTKTTYADSRASANLDRLNDELRDVTKVMTKNIEDLLYRGDSLERMGEISSRLRDDSKKYRRAAVRINWELMLKQYGPFAGLGFIILVFLYWRFF from the exons ATGATTTACTCGACGCAAATATCGAGGCTGGACG GCCTCATGCTCTGCGCCTCTGTCGACGACGAACAG GCCGAAGCATCCCTCGCAGAGACCAAGCAAAACGTCCGTCAGGTCCTCCGCAAGCTCACCCGCAACTCCGAGTCGCAGGCCTCGATCGAGACGAGCGCCCACACCCTCCACTACCTCATCGACTCGgacgtcgtcttcctcgccatctgcgCCCCCTCGTACCCTCGCAAGCTCGCCTTCACCTacctcgccgacctcgcccGCGAGTTCACCACCACCTACCCCGCCGCCCAGGTCCACTCCCCCTCCCTCCGACCCTACGCCTTTATGGAGTTCGACACCTTCATCGCAAAGACAAAGACCACCTACGCCGACTCGCGCGCCTCGGCGAACCTCGACCGCCTCAATGACGAGCTGCGCGACGTGACAAAGGTCATGACAAAGAACATTGAGGACCTGCTGTACCGTGGAGATAGCCTCGAGCGCATGGGAGAGATAAGCTCCCGCTTGCGCGACGACAGCAAGAAGTATCGCCGGGCCGCGGTGCGGATCAACTGGGAGCTCATGCTGAAGCAGTACGGGCCTTTTGCCGGTCTTGGCTTTATTATTCTTGTCTTCCTGTATTGGCGGTTCTTTTGA